One stretch of Bacillus sp. (in: firmicutes) DNA includes these proteins:
- a CDS encoding ion transporter has product MVNALLLTIPAMGNILLLLGLFFYIYSVLGTILFAKVSKEYLGSLDLSLLTLFQVVTLESWASGGMRPIFEEIPWSWLYFVTFILFGTFIIFNLFVGVIVNNVEKAHDMNDETDAKKTTSPEEESAALRNEIPN; this is encoded by the coding sequence ATATTCTGCTCCTTCTTGGACTATTTTTCTACATTTATTCTGTGTTAGGAACAATTCTGTTTGCTAAGGTGTCAAAAGAATATTTGGGGTCACTAGACTTAAGTTTACTAACGTTGTTCCAAGTGGTGACATTGGAATCATGGGCTAGCGGTGGAATGAGACCGATTTTTGAGGAAATTCCATGGTCTTGGCTGTATTTTGTCACCTTTATCTTGTTTGGTACTTTTATTATTTTTAACTTGTTCGTCGGAGTTATTGTCAATAATGTTGAAAAAGCACATGACATGAATGATGAAACAGATGCTAAAAAAACAACATCTCCAGAGGAAGAATCAGCTGCTTTACGAAACGAAATTCCGAATTAA